One stretch of Juglans microcarpa x Juglans regia isolate MS1-56 chromosome 3D, Jm3101_v1.0, whole genome shotgun sequence DNA includes these proteins:
- the LOC121253900 gene encoding uncharacterized protein At4g22758-like → MLLYKPKKNQNAKGNRLLISITVLGSAGPIRFVVNEHELVGSVIDTALKSYAREGRLPVLGTNLDNFFLYCPNAGPDALSPWDTIGSQGARNFMLCKKPQPVKIADDGSSIPAMTRKGNGSWRAWINKSLNLKISSH, encoded by the exons ATGTTGTTGTACAAGCCGAAGAAGAATCAGAACGCCAAGGGCAATAGGCTCTTGATTAGTATCACTGTGCTGGGTAGCGCCGGTCCGATCCGTTTCGTGGTCAATGAGCACGAGCTTGTCGGCTCGGTCATCGACACCGCCCTCAAATCCTACGCCCGGGAGGGTCGGCTTCCGGTTCTTGGAACGAATCTCGATAATTTCTTTCTCTACTGCCCCAATGCTGGACCAGATG CTTTGAGTCCTTGGGACACAATCGGATCTCAAGGAGCTCGGAATTTCATGCTGTGCAAGAAGCCCCAGCCGGTGAAAATTGCAGACGATGGAAGTTCGATTCCTGCAATGACTCGTAAGGGGAATGGGAGTTGGAGGGCATGGATCAATAAGTCTCTCAATCTTAAGATATCTTCCCATTAA
- the LOC121255183 gene encoding uncharacterized protein LOC121255183, with amino-acid sequence MVWKVLTEYPIGKILQKPDSLQRLVAWSVELNEFDINYVPRSGSWQKQKLPPHGIPWLVFFDGSACRAGGGIWIYIISEEGQEDYYIATLTFKTTNNEAKYEALIASHSVVRALGDTEIEVKIPREDNSVANRLAKAASGTDEIDLPWEVQRRLMVIPAIGLQVNQMGTIESKWAKEIVKYIDTKKFPKEKEKAKKIKRRAARLIRIEGILYKKGFATPILRCFSPEEAQYVFAEIHEGVCINHSSEKALAKRVVKVRYYWLNALRDAKEFVNKCTKCRIYAPISRCPPEKLISITVPWQFTQWEVDLAEAEALAIVAVESIGKFLWKNIICHFGIPQSIIFDNRKQFDSKHYREWCKELRIQAKYSSQGHPQAKGQAEATNKSLLGILKMRLTYKKGEWVEELTGVLWAYKTTVKTPIGETPPFTLAFGSEVVTPVEVGLPTHRTCHFSQSENGTALKEQLDLLEEKRDEVQNILNKGKTKRYFNKRVMPRTFRVGDLVLKEVGVTIQDKG; translated from the exons ATGGTTTGGAAGGTATTAACAGAATACCCCATTGGGAAGATACTGCAGAAGCCAGACAGTTTGCAAAGATTGGTCGCTTGGTCTGTTGAGCTCAACGAATTCGACATCAACTATGTGCCTAGGAGC GGTTCTTGGCAGAAGCAGAAGCTGCCCCCCCATGGGATACCTTGGCTAGTCTTCTTTGATGGATCTGCCTGTCGAGCTGGAGGAGGAATATGGATTTATATAATCAGTGAGGAAGGACAAGAGGACTACTACATAGCAACACTTACATTCAAAACCACCAATAATGAAGCTAAATATGAGGCCCTTATAGCGAGCCATTCAGTCGTGAGAGCTTTGGGGGACACCGAAATTGAAGTGAAG ATACCAAGGGAGGACAACTCAGTAGCGAACAGGTTAGCTAAAGCTGCCTCAGGGACGGATGAGATAGATTTACCTTGGGAGGTACAGAGGAGACTGATGGTAATCCCAGCAATAGGGCTGCAAGTAAACCAAATGGGAACCATAGAGTCAAAGTGGGCCAAGGAGATAGTAAAGTACATAGACACCAAAAAATTCCcgaaggagaaagaaaaagcaaaaaagataAAGAGGAGGGCGGCACGGTTAATAAGGATTGAGGGGATCCTGTACAAGAAAGGATTTGCCACCCCTATATTGAGATGCTTCTCGCCTGAGGAAGCCCAGTACGTCTTCGCAGAAATCCATGAAGGTGTCTGCATCAACCACTCTAGCGAAAAGGCTTTGGCAAAAAGGGTTGTTAAGGTGAGATACTATTGGCTCAACGCCCTCAGGGATGCCAAggagtttgtaaataagtgcaCCAAATGCCGGATCTATGCCCCTATATCACGTTGTCCACCCGAGAAGCTTATTTCTATCACTGTCCCTTGGCAGTTCACGCAATGGGAAGTTGATCTA GCAGAGGCAGAAGCCCTAGCAATCGTGGCAGTAGAAAGTATCGGTAAATTCCTGTGGAAGAACATTATCTGTCATTTTGGAATCCCTCAAAGCATAATCTTCGACAATAGGAAGCAATTTGATTCAAAACATTATAGAGAATGGTGCAAAGAATTGAGAATTCAAGCCAAGTATTCCTCACAGGGGCACCCCCAAGCGAAAGGGCAAGCAGAGGCGACGAACAAATCCCTGCTTGGGATTCTAAAAATGAGACTCACATACAAGAAGGGAGAATGGGTGGAAGAACTCACTGGGGTGTTGTGGGCCTACAAAACAACTGTTAAGACCCCAATAGGTGAAACGCCACCATTCACCTTGGCTTTTGGGAGTGAAGTAGTCACCCCAGTTGAAGTTGGCTTGCCTACGCATCGCACTTGCCACTTCAGCCAATCTGAAAACGGTACGGCACTAAAGGAGCAACTTGACCTCTTGGAGGAGAAAAGGGATGAGGTTCAAAACATCCTCAACAAAGGAAAGACGAAGCGCTACTTCAATAAGCGGGTCATGCCCAGGACCTTTAGAGTAGGCGATCTGGTACTCAAAGAAGTAGGGGTGACAATACAAGACAAAGGATAG